One Streptomyces sp. V4I8 genomic window carries:
- a CDS encoding amidohydrolase family protein: MTAPTIDVHAHLLLPEIEAAVAGHPGLAEARDLDARRNGPAALAVNGPMVGARVPSLTDAAVRLAAMDTSGVDAQVVSPSPNHYHYWAGARLADRICRLANEGTAAHCAKAPDRLYGLGLVPLQHPDLAVALLDHALDQGLRGVEISSHAPGPGGTRMVELSDPRLAPFWARAEETGALVFLHPFGCTLDERLDQWYLSNTVGQPTENAVALSHLIFSGALDRHPGLKLVAAHGGGYLPTHIGRSDHAWRARPDARSCSREPSSYLKQLYFDSLVHDPHVLRELIRVAGADRVLLGSDFPFDMGTDDPLAALRSAGLPDHDFHAVRGGNAVALLNLA; encoded by the coding sequence GTGACGGCGCCCACCATCGACGTCCATGCCCACCTCCTGCTGCCGGAGATCGAGGCGGCCGTCGCCGGTCATCCCGGCCTCGCAGAGGCGCGTGACCTCGACGCCCGCCGCAACGGGCCCGCGGCCCTCGCGGTGAACGGCCCCATGGTGGGCGCGCGGGTGCCGAGTCTGACGGATGCGGCGGTGCGCCTGGCGGCCATGGACACGTCCGGTGTGGACGCGCAGGTGGTGAGCCCCTCACCGAACCACTACCACTACTGGGCCGGGGCCCGACTGGCCGACCGGATCTGCCGGCTGGCCAACGAGGGCACCGCCGCGCACTGCGCCAAGGCTCCCGACCGGCTGTACGGCCTCGGTCTGGTCCCGCTCCAGCATCCCGACCTCGCCGTGGCCCTGCTCGACCACGCGCTGGACCAGGGGCTGAGGGGAGTCGAGATCTCCTCGCACGCCCCGGGGCCGGGCGGGACACGGATGGTCGAGCTCTCCGATCCACGGCTCGCGCCGTTCTGGGCCCGCGCGGAGGAGACCGGCGCCCTGGTCTTCCTGCACCCGTTCGGCTGCACGCTCGACGAGCGCCTCGACCAGTGGTACCTGTCCAACACGGTCGGCCAGCCCACCGAGAACGCCGTCGCGCTCTCCCATCTGATCTTCTCCGGCGCCCTGGACCGCCATCCGGGGCTGAAGCTGGTGGCCGCGCACGGGGGCGGCTATCTCCCCACCCACATCGGCCGCTCCGACCATGCCTGGCGGGCCCGCCCCGACGCCCGGAGCTGCTCACGGGAGCCGAGCAGCTACCTGAAGCAGCTGTACTTCGACTCCCTCGTCCATGACCCGCACGTCCTGCGGGAGTTGATCCGCGTCGCCGGCGCCGACCGTGTCCTGCTCGGCTCCGACTTCCCCTTCGACATGGGCACCGACGACCCGCTGGCCGCCCTGCGCTCAGCGGGCCTGCCCGACCACGACTTCCACGCGGTGCGGGGCGGCAACGCCGTCGCCCTGCTGAACCTCGCCTGA
- a CDS encoding FAD-dependent oxidoreductase: MADSPDPTVLVIGGGASGNAVTILLRRAGIAVDLIEAKPDWNATTGSGITLQGNALRALRELGVWERVEASGYPFDSLGVTAPDGTVLFVAEDIRTGGDDLPATLGMQRPRLQQILIDAVRASGATVRLGVTAETLEQDADGVSVRFSDGGEGRYDLVIGADGLNSATRAAIGITEKPEPTGMAIWRIAAPRPEGVVRTDLAYGGPAYIAGYCPTSENTIYAYVVEACRDRAAVHPAEHADEMRRLAQQYGGAWPEITRHITDPEQVNYTWFTRMLVEGSWHRGRVVLLGDAAHCCPPTIAQGAAMSLEDALVLAELLTSGRPWDDELFQTYYDRRVPRVRTVVEASVQIGRWQLDGVRDADVPGLIGRTMNFLKELP, translated from the coding sequence ATGGCTGACAGCCCCGATCCCACCGTCCTCGTCATCGGCGGAGGCGCGTCCGGCAACGCCGTGACCATCCTGCTGCGCCGCGCCGGCATCGCCGTCGACCTGATCGAGGCGAAGCCGGACTGGAACGCCACCACCGGTTCCGGCATCACCCTCCAGGGCAACGCCCTGCGAGCGCTGCGCGAACTGGGCGTGTGGGAACGGGTGGAGGCTTCCGGTTACCCCTTCGACTCGCTGGGTGTGACCGCCCCGGACGGCACCGTCCTGTTCGTCGCCGAGGACATCCGGACCGGCGGGGACGACCTGCCCGCCACCCTCGGGATGCAGCGCCCCCGGCTGCAGCAGATCCTCATCGACGCGGTCCGCGCCTCCGGCGCCACGGTCCGCCTCGGTGTCACGGCCGAGACGCTGGAGCAGGACGCCGACGGGGTCTCGGTGCGCTTCAGCGACGGCGGCGAGGGCCGCTACGACCTGGTGATCGGCGCCGACGGCCTCAACTCCGCCACCCGCGCCGCGATCGGCATCACCGAGAAACCGGAGCCGACCGGCATGGCCATCTGGCGCATCGCCGCTCCACGGCCCGAGGGCGTCGTACGCACCGACCTCGCCTACGGCGGGCCCGCCTACATCGCCGGCTACTGCCCCACCAGCGAGAACACCATCTACGCGTACGTCGTCGAAGCGTGCCGCGACCGCGCGGCCGTCCACCCGGCCGAGCACGCCGACGAGATGCGCCGCCTGGCACAGCAGTACGGCGGAGCCTGGCCGGAGATCACCCGGCACATCACCGACCCGGAACAGGTCAACTACACCTGGTTCACCCGGATGCTGGTCGAGGGCTCCTGGCACCGCGGCCGGGTCGTGCTCCTCGGTGACGCGGCCCACTGCTGCCCGCCCACCATCGCGCAGGGCGCGGCCATGTCCCTGGAGGACGCCCTCGTTCTCGCCGAACTGCTCACCAGTGGACGGCCCTGGGACGACGAGCTGTTCCAGACGTACTACGACCGCCGTGTCCCCCGGGTCCGGACCGTCGTGGAGGCGTCCGTGCAGATCGGCCGGTGGCAGCTGGACGGCGTGCGCGACGCCGACGTCCCCGGGCTGATCGGCCGCACGATGAACTTCCTGAAGGAGCTGCCGTGA
- a CDS encoding cyclase family protein: MSPDRHDPEGAIAEAAKAYSNWGRWGEDDVLGTLNFLDEAKRREGAALVRRGVSFSLSQRFDMDGPQKGWRRRTNPVHTMLDTGTDAALGNQGFPHGIGGADDVIAMPLQCSTQWDGLGHIFDHGNAWNGRAAEKVVTSDGDLVTGIEHMAPYVAGRGVLLDVGRVVGADGELPDGFAITEEHLTTTAAAHGVAVGRGDIVVVRTGQLARVRRGGWGEYAGGPAPGLSFTSAGWLHRTEIAAIATDTWGFEVRPNEFENAFQPLHQVVIPNMGLLIGEMWDLEALAEDCAADGVHEFWLTAAPLPITGAVGSPVNPIAVK; encoded by the coding sequence GTGAGCCCCGACCGGCACGACCCCGAGGGCGCGATCGCCGAGGCGGCCAAGGCGTACTCCAACTGGGGGCGCTGGGGCGAGGACGACGTGCTCGGCACCCTGAACTTCCTCGACGAGGCCAAGCGCCGGGAGGGCGCCGCCCTGGTGCGGCGGGGTGTGAGCTTCTCGCTGTCGCAGCGGTTCGACATGGACGGGCCGCAGAAGGGCTGGCGCCGGCGCACCAACCCCGTGCACACGATGCTCGACACGGGTACCGACGCGGCGCTGGGGAACCAGGGCTTCCCGCACGGGATCGGCGGCGCCGACGACGTGATCGCGATGCCGTTGCAGTGCTCCACCCAGTGGGACGGGCTCGGGCACATCTTCGACCACGGCAACGCCTGGAACGGGCGGGCCGCGGAGAAGGTCGTGACCTCCGACGGTGACCTGGTCACCGGCATCGAGCACATGGCGCCGTACGTCGCCGGGCGTGGCGTTCTGCTGGACGTGGGCCGTGTCGTGGGCGCGGACGGCGAGTTGCCCGACGGGTTCGCCATCACCGAGGAGCACCTCACCACGACCGCCGCGGCTCACGGCGTGGCCGTCGGCCGCGGGGACATCGTCGTCGTACGGACCGGGCAGCTGGCCCGGGTGCGCCGCGGCGGTTGGGGCGAGTACGCGGGCGGCCCCGCGCCGGGCCTGTCGTTCACGTCGGCCGGGTGGCTGCACCGTACGGAGATCGCCGCGATCGCCACGGACACCTGGGGGTTCGAGGTGCGGCCCAACGAGTTCGAGAACGCCTTCCAGCCGTTGCACCAGGTCGTCATCCCCAACATGGGGCTGCTGATCGGCGAGATGTGGGACCTGGAGGCGCTCGCCGAGGACTGCGCGGCGGACGGCGTACACGAGTTCTGGCTGACGGCCGCGCCGCTGCCCATCACGGGGGCCGTCGGCTCCCCCGTCAATCCCATCGCCGTCAAGTAG
- a CDS encoding fumarylacetoacetate hydrolase family protein — protein sequence MATLAQPAGPFALGTFSPRDGDRDPFPGLLAEGRVLDLSSTLDWAPSGVRAVLERWEGTLPLLRALADDDTQDWQPLEGLRVHAPVEPRQIFQSGANYRQHVIDLEVAHRSPDDPRTVEEARAEIASIMDRRAAEDLPYVFIGLPTTTAGPYDDVVLPSWAEQPDWELELAAVIAKPAYRVPVEEALEHVAGYTIANDLTDRATVFRRDMKAIGTDWLRCKNAPGFTPLGPWLVPAEAVTDPGDLRVTLKLNGDTMQDESTKDMLFGIARLVSYVSQTARLLPGDLVLTGSPAGNGIHWGRLLRDGDVMEGSITGLGVQRTRCVAEGTP from the coding sequence ATGGCAACGCTCGCGCAACCTGCCGGCCCGTTCGCGCTCGGCACGTTCTCCCCCCGGGACGGGGACCGGGATCCGTTTCCCGGTCTTCTGGCCGAGGGACGGGTGCTCGATCTGAGCAGCACCCTGGACTGGGCCCCGTCGGGGGTGCGTGCCGTCCTGGAACGGTGGGAGGGCACGCTCCCCCTGCTGCGCGCCCTGGCGGACGACGACACCCAGGACTGGCAGCCGCTGGAGGGCCTGCGCGTGCACGCTCCCGTCGAACCCCGGCAGATCTTCCAGTCCGGGGCCAACTACCGGCAGCACGTGATCGACCTGGAGGTCGCCCACCGCTCCCCCGACGACCCGCGCACGGTCGAGGAGGCGCGGGCCGAGATCGCGTCGATCATGGACCGGCGGGCCGCCGAGGACCTTCCGTACGTGTTCATCGGCCTGCCCACCACCACCGCCGGTCCGTACGACGACGTCGTCCTCCCTTCCTGGGCCGAACAGCCGGACTGGGAGCTGGAGTTGGCGGCGGTCATCGCCAAGCCGGCCTATCGGGTCCCCGTCGAGGAGGCGCTGGAGCATGTCGCCGGGTACACGATCGCCAACGACCTCACCGATCGGGCCACCGTGTTCCGCCGGGACATGAAGGCCATCGGCACCGACTGGCTGCGCTGCAAGAACGCGCCCGGGTTCACCCCGCTCGGCCCGTGGCTCGTCCCGGCCGAGGCGGTCACCGACCCCGGTGATCTGCGGGTCACCCTCAAGCTCAACGGCGACACCATGCAGGACGAGTCCACCAAGGACATGCTCTTCGGCATCGCGCGGCTCGTGTCGTACGTCTCGCAGACGGCCCGGCTCCTGCCCGGCGACCTGGTGCTGACCGGCAGCCCGGCAGGCAACGGCATCCACTGGGGACGGCTTCTGCGCGACGGCGACGTCATGGAGGGGTCGATCACCGGTCTGGGCGTGCAGCGCACCCGCTGTGTGGCGGAGGGAACGCCGTGA
- a CDS encoding LysR family transcriptional regulator codes for MNLSRLDLNLVVALRALLEERNVTRAGERIGLSQPAMSAALSRLRRHFDDELLARTGNAYELTPLGVALRDRSATACDLLERVFASQADFDPAAEAREFTLLASDYGAAVFGAALARAVHHEAPGIRLTFQHPAPSVVENTATVLSTVDGLLMPHGVIDGFPAVDLYRDRWLCLIADDHPEVGDTLTLDHLGRLPWAVYQRPYDAPAARQLSMLGISPHVEVSVQTFQLLPFMIEGTRRVAMIQERLARRAVCSAGVRVLPCPFEAVPVQEALWWHPLHAQDAAHIWLRQKAAEVGETLREEGGGLR; via the coding sequence TTGAACCTGTCCCGACTCGACCTCAACCTGGTCGTGGCCCTGCGCGCGCTACTGGAGGAACGCAACGTCACCAGGGCCGGCGAGCGCATCGGACTGAGCCAGCCGGCGATGAGCGCGGCCCTGTCCCGGCTGCGCCGCCATTTCGACGACGAGCTGCTCGCCCGGACCGGCAACGCCTACGAACTGACGCCGCTCGGCGTCGCGTTGCGGGACCGCAGCGCCACCGCCTGCGACCTCCTGGAGCGGGTCTTCGCCAGCCAGGCCGACTTCGACCCGGCCGCCGAGGCCCGCGAGTTCACCCTGCTCGCCTCGGACTACGGCGCGGCCGTGTTCGGCGCCGCGCTCGCCCGCGCCGTCCACCACGAGGCGCCCGGCATCCGGCTCACCTTCCAGCACCCGGCGCCCTCGGTCGTCGAGAACACCGCGACCGTACTGAGCACGGTGGACGGACTGCTGATGCCGCACGGCGTCATCGACGGCTTTCCCGCCGTCGACCTCTACCGGGACCGCTGGCTGTGCCTGATCGCCGACGACCACCCCGAGGTGGGTGACACACTCACCCTCGACCACCTGGGCCGCCTGCCCTGGGCCGTCTACCAGCGCCCGTACGACGCCCCGGCCGCCCGCCAGTTGAGCATGCTCGGCATCAGCCCTCACGTGGAGGTCTCCGTCCAGACCTTCCAGCTGCTGCCGTTCATGATCGAGGGCACCCGTCGGGTCGCGATGATCCAGGAGCGGCTCGCCCGCAGGGCGGTGTGCTCGGCGGGGGTGCGGGTGCTGCCGTGTCCTTTCGAGGCCGTACCGGTGCAGGAGGCGCTGTGGTGGCACCCGCTGCACGCGCAGGACGCGGCGCACATCTGGCTGCGGCAGAAGGCGGCGGAGGTGGGGGAGACCCTGAGGGAGGAGGGCGGGGGCCTTCGGTGA
- a CDS encoding LuxR C-terminal-related transcriptional regulator has translation MVSVLVVNDQKLQRLALRMLLDPEPDLIVIGEATSGAEAVQMSAALRPDVVLMGSHLPGRDDLATVRRITRARRGPRLLEPADAATHTPRVLVLTPAGHEGHAYAVLRAGADGFLLEDAAPDELASTVRIVAAGDAVITPDLTRALIDAVRQQHTGRALPRTSGLDALTGRERDVLTAVASGWSNAEIAERLSIAPTTVKTHVSNILGKIGARARVQAVTFAYESGLVRPAA, from the coding sequence ATGGTCTCCGTACTCGTGGTCAACGACCAGAAACTGCAGCGTCTCGCCCTGCGCATGCTCCTGGACCCCGAGCCCGACCTGATCGTCATCGGGGAAGCGACGAGCGGGGCCGAGGCGGTCCAGATGAGCGCCGCGCTCCGTCCCGACGTCGTCCTGATGGGCAGTCACCTTCCCGGCAGGGACGACCTCGCGACCGTCCGGCGCATCACACGTGCGCGACGCGGCCCCCGGCTTCTCGAACCGGCGGACGCGGCCACGCACACGCCCCGCGTCCTCGTGCTCACCCCCGCCGGCCACGAAGGACACGCCTACGCCGTCCTGCGCGCCGGCGCGGACGGATTCCTGCTCGAAGACGCAGCTCCCGACGAACTCGCCTCGACCGTCCGCATCGTCGCCGCCGGAGACGCCGTCATCACCCCGGACCTGACCCGTGCGCTCATCGACGCCGTCCGCCAACAGCACACCGGCCGCGCCCTCCCCCGCACCTCCGGCCTCGACGCCCTCACCGGACGCGAACGCGACGTCCTCACCGCGGTGGCCTCCGGCTGGTCCAACGCCGAGATCGCCGAGCGGCTGTCCATCGCGCCGACCACCGTCAAGACGCACGTCAGCAACATCCTCGGCAAGATCGGCGCCCGCGCCCGCGTCCAGGCGGTGACCTTCGCGTACGAGTCGGGCCTCGTGCGGCCCGCGGCCTGA